DNA sequence from the Novosphingobium sp. KACC 22771 genome:
CACTACAAGGATCTGGAATCCGAAAAGTGGGTGCGCGTGGGCACCTGGGGCAATGCCGCCGAAGCGCGACAGATCGTGACCGAAGCGATCGAACGCTATCAGGCCGGCAAGAAGGCCTGACAAGAAAGAGGGGCGGGGTCATTCCCGCCCCTTTTGCTATCAGTCCCCGGCAATGGTCATGCCATCGACGCGGATGGTGGGCACATTGATCGTGCGGTACCATTCCAGATCGCTGGCCGGGGTCATCGCCCGGAACATATCGACCAGATTGCCCGCCACGGTAAATTCCGCCACCGGCCCGGCGATCTCGCCCTTGACGATGCGATAGCCCGACGCGCCCCGGCTGTAATCGCCCGTCACGCCATTGACGCCATGCCCGATCAGCTCGGTGACATAGACGCCATCCTCAATATCCGCGATCAGCTCGGCAACCGACTGCGCCCCGGCCTCCAGATGCAGATTGCCCGGCGACACGCCCGGCGCCCCGCCACCGCCGCGCCCGGCATGGCCGGTGGGCGCCAGGCCCAATTGCCGCGCCGAGGCGCATTCCATCAGCCATCCGGTGATCCGCCGGTCGCGCACAATGTCGCGGGGCGCCGTCTGCAAACCCTCGCCATCAAACGGGCGTGAACGAAACCCGCGCAGGCGCAGCGGATCATCAACAATCCGCACCGCGCTGTCGAACAACTGCTCCTCCAGCCGCCCAATCAGGAAACTGGAGCGCCGCGCAATCGATGCGCCCGACATCGCGCCCAGCAAATGGCCCACAAGCGACCCGCCGACGCGCGGGTCCAGCACGACCGGCGCCGGGCCGCTTTTCATCCGCCCCGGATTGAGCCGCGCCACGGCCCGCTCGCCCGCCTGTCGGCCGATTTCAGCCGGAGATGTCAGGTCCTCACGGTGGCGGGCCATACGGTGCGCGTAATCGCGTTGCATCGAACCGCCCTCGCCCGCGACCACACTGGCGGAAATCGAGCGGCTGGTGGCGGCATAGGCCCCGGCAAAACCGTGGCTGGTGGCCAGCGCCATCACCGCCCCGCCGCTCGATGCGCCCGCGCCCTCGCTGTTGGTCACGCCAGAGATGGCGCGCGCGGCATCCTCGGCCTCTTCGGCAAGGGCGCGCAATTCCTGCGGG
Encoded proteins:
- a CDS encoding TldD/PmbA family protein gives rise to the protein MLTPLQAQERAQALIERARKAGADAADAVYIADASESVSVRLGRLEDVERSESEHIGLRVFVGRRSASIGSSDLSDDALAELAARALAMAQGAPEDPYAGLAPEELLFKRPFPDLDLVDGGEPSPQELRALAEEAEDAARAISGVTNSEGAGASSGGAVMALATSHGFAGAYAATSRSISASVVAGEGGSMQRDYAHRMARHREDLTSPAEIGRQAGERAVARLNPGRMKSGPAPVVLDPRVGGSLVGHLLGAMSGASIARRSSFLIGRLEEQLFDSAVRIVDDPLRLRGFRSRPFDGEGLQTAPRDIVRDRRITGWLMECASARQLGLAPTGHAGRGGGGAPGVSPGNLHLEAGAQSVAELIADIEDGVYVTELIGHGVNGVTGDYSRGASGYRIVKGEIAGPVAEFTVAGNLVDMFRAMTPASDLEWYRTINVPTIRVDGMTIAGD